From the genome of Streptomyces sp. V2I9:
GGTCGGCGACCAGGTCCGCGCGACGCCCTGTGAGGACCTTGAGGTCCGTGACGGTTTCGTCGCCGACATGTAAGGGGTGCAGGTCGCGGCGGATGCGGACCTGGTCGGCGATGACGGCGGCGTCCCTGGCGTCGGTCTTGCCCTCGCCGCGGTAGCTCTCGGAGGCGCGGTGGATGGCCCGGCCGGAGGATGTAGTGCACCGGCTGGGCGTGGTTGACGAGGACGGCGATGGCCAGCGCGGCGCCGCCGTCGGCCAGGTCGATCCCCCAGGCCACCGTATCGCCCAGGGGCAAGACGTCGGTGAGGAGCTCGAGGAGATCGGGCTCGTCGTTGGCGACGCGCCGGGACAGCAGCCGGCGGCCGTCCTCGTTGATCGCGACGCAGTGATGATGGGTTTTCCCTGCGTCGATGCCGGCCCAGATCATGGTCATGTGATGCCTCCGTGCGGTGTGGGGCCGGTGCCTGCCACGGACGACCTCGCTGTCGATTCCCTACTCGGCGATCATTCGCAATTCCTAATTGGCAGCCGAGCCGTCGTGGGGCGCCGGGTGGCCAATCACTGAGAGCCACGAGCGGCAGAGCCTTTTGAACCACACCCGGCACCCCTGGGCGGGTCAACCATACGAAGGGCTCACCACATCCCGCAGAAAAGCGTATGGAGCCTTTTCCAACCTGCGGAAGAGCACGGCGGGTGGTGCGATCGCCGTGCTTGACTGCTTCAAATGCTGTCGACGTCCAGCCGCTCCGCGGACAGTACCAACTGCGCTCCCCGGCAAACCCAGCGAGGTCATTCCGTTAGGAGTTCCAAGGCTGAGCTATGGGCCTTCGTGGACCTTGAACTCGACGCGCGTGGCCGGGCCGCTGGTGCACGCTGAGGGCGATCCCGTCTGTATGTGTCTGCGCGGCCATGTCCGGGGCGACGAATGTTGATGGATTGCCTGGAGTGGCCCGTGGGCACCGTGTCGACGGCCGTCGGTACCTGCCCATCCTCTCCAGCGGCGCAGTGCCCCTTGCGGACCACGATTGGTCGGGTGCTGGCAACTGCCGCTGGTGACGCCCTCGACCGGGCGGTCGACGTCTTGCCGGCGGACCCCGACTGGCGGCATGAGGCTGCCGGGGACAGGGTCGTACCGCGCCGAGGGATTGCCGTCGACGGCAAGGCGCTGAAGGGCTCGGCCCGCCTGACCGCCACCCACAGGTAGCTGTTCTCCACGATGACCCATGCCATGCCGTCATTCTCGCCCAGCCGGAGGCCGGCGTGATGGGCTTCTGCCGGTACAGCGCGAGATCTGGGTGCCCCTGCTCTAAGAAGTCATCTCATTTGGGTGACTCGGTATTCTGTGAGTCATGGTGGGGATCGTTGAACGGCTGGTGCCGGACGAGATGTGGGAGCTGTTCCAGCGAGTCGTGCCGGTGGCGCCGTCGCGGCCGCAGGGGGGAGGCCGGCGTCGGCACGGTGACCGGGAAGTGCTGGCCGCGATCGTCTTCGTGGCCACGTCGGGTTGTACCTGGCAGCAGCTGCCGTCGGCCTCGTTCGGCCCTTCCGGAGCGACCGCCCACCGGCGGTTCTCGGAGTGGTCGAAGGCCAGGGTGTGGGCCAAGCTCCACCGCCTGGTCCTCGACGAACTCGGCGCCCGCGGCGAGCTGGACTGGTCGCGGTGCGCGATCGACTCGGTGAACATGCGGGCCCTGAAAAGGAGGACCTGACAGGCCCGAATCCTGTCGACCGGGGCAAGTACGGCTCGAAGATCCACCTGATCACGGAACGGTCGGGTCTGCCCATATCCGTCGGCATTTCCGGGGCCAACCTGCACGACAGCCAGGCCCTCATCCCGCTCGTGAAGGGCATCCCGCCGATCCGCTCGCGCCGCGGCCGACGACGGCGCAAGCCCGGCAAACTCCACGCCGACAAGAGCTACGACTACGCCCACCTGCGGCGATGGTTACGCAAGCGCGGCATCACCCACCGCATCGCCCGCAAGGGAGTCGAGTCCTCGCAACGGCTGGGCCGCCATCGCTGGACCGTGGAACGGACCATGGCCTGGCTCGCCGGCTGCCGCCGCCTCCACCGACGCTACGAACGCAAGGCCGACCACTTCCTCGCCTTCACCAGCATCGTCTGCACCCTCATCTGCTACCGACGACTCACCAAATGAGATGACTTCTAAAAGGGCTTCCGCTCGGGTGCGGGGTGTCGTCGGCTGGCGGGCATGGCGTTTGATAGCGGTCGGCCAGATGGTGCGGCGCTTGACGTGTGCCCCCCGCGTCCGGTGCTGGCGGGGACGGACCCGCTGGGTGAGCTGGCGTTGGCCACTCGTTCGCGGCTGTCAGCCGTGACGCTCGTTTGACGCTCCGGGTACCCAAGGACAGGACGACGAGCTGAGAAACGGCCTCTGACCTGGGCTTTTTCATCACGTGCTCAGGTCGACATCTTTTCGATGACGCATCATGTGGAGTGCGTGGCGATCCTTGAGCCGGTGGCAAAGGGCGCCTGACCTGTGGTTTTCTTGGGCTGCTCAGGTACGTCGAGGTGTGCCCGACCTGTTTCCCTCAGTCCACCGCGTGGAGCATGATGCAAGCTCCCGCCATATGTC
Proteins encoded in this window:
- a CDS encoding IS5 family transposase (programmed frameshift), which encodes MVGIVERLVPDEMWELFQRVVPVAPSRPQGGGRRRHGDREVLAAIVFVATSGCTWQQLPSASFGPSGATAHRRFSEWSKARVWAKLHRLVLDELGARGELDWSRCAIDSVNMRALKKEDLTGPNPVDRGKYGSKIHLITERSGLPISVGISGANLHDSQALIPLVKGIPPIRSRRGRRRRKPGKLHADKSYDYAHLRRWLRKRGITHRIARKGVESSQRLGRHRWTVERTMAWLAGCRRLHRRYERKADHFLAFTSIVCTLICYRRLTK